The Bacteroidota bacterium genome contains the following window.
TTGGGATAACCTGGGATGGCCTTATGTTTTGGGAAATAGTCCGCAAAATTTTTCTACATGTCGCCCGGTTATGAAAAACTCCAAATAAATTATCCTTAATCAAATCTTGGCGGTTTGTTATCTTATATGTTTGAAGTTGTTTGAAATGGTTTGAAATGGTTTGAAGTTGTTTGAAATAGTTCGATATGGTTCAACGAGTTCAAGAGGGTTCAAAAGGTTCAAAGTGTCGGATCAGGTAGAAAACAAAGAGGAGGGATCAAATATATTTTCATTTGCCTTCGACTCCGCTCAGGTACCGCTTAAAGCACGGCCGGTGGCAGTATGATTTCCCTGTGTCTGAGCGGATTCTAAGCCAAAATTCATTGTTCAGTGATCCTCATGACTTTCTCAGCCTAAGAATGACTTTATTTGAGATTTGGAATGTCTTTATTTTCTCTGTGCCCTTCGTGCTTCCGTGTTTTTATTTGCGATTTTGTGGCTTGGCGAGAAATACATCTCACGTTAAGATGCAATGGTGTAAAGGTTTATATAAAAGGTAACTAAGAAATTTGCAGTATCCGAATTGATTTAATAAAAAAGGCAATAAACCAGTCATTTATTGCCTTTTTATGATGAATAGAATACTTAATTTAAGAATAAATTGTCTTTTTTGCGGCCAGCAGGGTGTTTTTTAGGAGTGAAACTATGGTCATCGGGCCGACGCCACCCGGAACCGGTGTAATGAAGCTGCATTTTGGCGATACTTCATCGAACTTAACATCTCCCAGTAATTTCCAGCCCGACTTGGTCTGATCGGATTTGACGCGGGTCGTACCAACATCAATCACAACGGCTCCATCTTTAATCATATCGGCTGTTACAAATTCGGATTTTCCAAGGGCTGCAATCAGAATATCGGCCTGACGGCAAACTTCCTTGAGGTTTTTAGTGCGGCTGTGGCAAAGAGTAACCGTGCAATCGCCAGGATAACCTTTTTGGGCCATCAGGATGCTCATGGGTTTGCCAACAATATTGCTACGGCCAATAACTACACAGTTTTTGCCTGATGTTTCTATTCTGTATCTTCTGAGTAATTCAAGGATGCCGGCGGGAGTGGCGGAAACAAATCCCGGAAGGCCAATAACCATACGGCCAACATTTACCGGGTGAAATCCGTCCACGTCTTTCCTGGGATTTACGCTTTCAATAACTTTTTGTTCGTCAATATGTTTGGGCAAAGGAAGTTGAACGATGAATCCGTCAATATCCTTGTCGGT
Protein-coding sequences here:
- the folD gene encoding bifunctional methylenetetrahydrofolate dehydrogenase/methenyltetrahydrofolate cyclohydrolase FolD, which encodes MTLIDGKRIADEIKREIAEEVKRMHAEGTKTPHLAAILVGHDGGSETYVAHKIKACEQVGFKSTLVRFEDTVTEEELLQKVEEMNTDKDIDGFIVQLPLPKHIDEQKVIESVNPRKDVDGFHPVNVGRMVIGLPGFVSATPAGILELLRRYRIETSGKNCVVIGRSNIVGKPMSILMAQKGYPGDCTVTLCHSRTKNLKEVCRQADILIAALGKSEFVTADMIKDGAVVIDVGTTRVKSDQTKSGWKLLGDVKFDEVSPKCSFITPVPGGVGPMTIVSLLKNTLLAAKKTIYS